One Neoarius graeffei isolate fNeoGra1 chromosome 9, fNeoGra1.pri, whole genome shotgun sequence genomic window, aaaagcactaaagatgctacaagtttggtctaaaactattcatcccaaaggtgttctatcgggttgaggtcaggactctgtgcaggccagtcaagttcatccacaccagactctgtcatccatgtctttatgaaccttgctttgtgcactggtgcacagtcatgttggaagaggaaggggccagctccaaactgtaaaaacagtctgcatgcctaggtgcttgattttatacacttgtggccatggaagtgattggaatacctgattccgataatttggatgggtgagcaaatacttttggcaatatagtgtataaacATTTTAAGCAACATTTTCATTCATCATAATCGGACCCACTGGGATTTCTTGTACCCGTTCAAAAACAAGGCTAGGTCTTTTGCATTGTGTAAGTATTATAAAGAAAACTATTATTTTATAAACTTAAACAAGATACATTAAATATATTTAGAAATTCTATTATTATAATGAGCATTCTAAATGTCAAAAATATCACCAGAATGTGTTACATttcattataattttttttttaattgtacgtTATAGAAGCATTGCTAGATCTTAGACAATTGAATATGTTAAAGTTTTTCTCAACTGCGAAACTACCTCATCGATAAATGAATTCAGCTCTGGTGCTGCTTTGTTGGCCTTCTTCTTCAGATGCTTTTTTGCTTTATTGACATCCTTCTTTACTTTCTTCCAGTCCACCTGCACATACCCACTGTGATTGGCAATCTGAAAATGAAAATAAAGTTTCTAGATTGACAGTTATTGCAGCATATCCACATGTAAAATTAAAATGTTCCCATGAAGAAGATATATTTGAAATGTGTGAAGTTTACTTACTTGTAACAAAAGAAATCCTCCACCAACTGCGGTTGCAGCAATTTTCCCAACCTTCTGGAAAAGATAACCAGCACACCTAGGATGCAAACAAAATGCCATTAAATTTGGTATTGTTAATTTTGGTAGTTTTTGCATTCTCCAAATACAGCACAGTACTGTTACCTGTTAcaaatgattagattagataaaactttattgatcccgtttggaaggttccctcagggaaattaagagttaattaattaattaaaatgctCTCTTTCTATGTTATCATATAATTAATCATCTGAACAGCAGGCATACTTGTGGTTTTCTCATTGGAAGGAAGTTTACTGAGAATCATGAGAGAAATTATATGAGGATGTCTTTGAAGCTGCATGACTTATCTTTACCATCCTGTTACGCCACCCATCATGATCTGTGTGGCTACTGAATACTTTTCAGCAATGGGCCCTGTGTTGTTCCCGAAAATTCGACTCCACCACTGATGTCGTCGCGCATATTCAGTGATGTCCACCACCTCATACAGCTCATCCTCACTCTCGGCCCCTGTGTATGGATTAAATAAGGACATTTTACACATCCAGCTGTTTAGTTTTAAACATCAAGGAATCCATAGAACCTCATGTTTGGAAGTATAAGAGTTTCTGTGGACAGCAAAATGTTTAGAATAAGAGACAAAAATTataaaatttgtttaaaaaaaatccctttagGGATTAGAATGGTTTGATGGAAACCTCATCTTACAACCCTAATATGGCTAGTCTCCTTCACATATCCAGGGTCCCCGCTGGCACTTGTcattgacgaacataatccatcagtgacaaagaggaaattactagcagtcatcacagtgaCAAATGTGTGTCATCTTTATTGTAAGTCATCTTTCCtagaaatccaaccccagtgaagagacttcCCCAGAGCATAAACAATTAGCAAGTGCTGGTGACCAATAAAAAttgactacacataatgaccaaatcaGCAGAGAGCTTTTGACCAATTGCAGTGCGTCTTCATCGGCCTGGTgttggtggtgtaattatctttgcgtgaaccaaacaatggtgcaGTTGAAGCTGGTGAAGTTTTTTGGgtgggcttcttcaagcactgaagatgatttaagggccgaaATAGGCAGGCAAACTCAGGACCCCTACTGTCCTCAAGCACATcgaacagtgtcagtaatacaggggttggttaaaaaaaacccatcaaagtgaaagtgctgcCAGCTAGTAAGCGACTGAAGCGCTCCATGTTTGGAGTGGCGTGGTGTGTCAAGTCCCCGTGGCTAATGCTGTGGTGTTGTTAGGCCTCATCACTCAGGCTATAGCCCCTGGGTATTTTCATCCTCAAAAAAGTAAgcgattaatagaaaacaactgacttggaGGTCATCTGGAATTTTGAATATTGTAAAAAATAAAGTAGCTTAGAATtggtgtctttgtggtcctaaaagAGATATATATTATCATTAAATGGTGGTTAATTTTACTAGGAATATTTAAGTCAAttgacacatgcctcagtttcctgagactttGAGTGTTGatgatagtaataataataataataataataataataataatgagagaaagaaactgaagtgaactacataaatttaaaaagagcagtgcaaaaatcaccaataaagatgtcataacctttgaatgtgtgtgggtgataatcTTGTAAAGTTAAACATAACTATTGAtgccattcatctcatctcatctcattatctctagctgctttatcctgttctacagggtcgcaggcaagctggagcctatcccagctgactacgggcgaaaggcagggtacaccctggacaagtcgccaggtcatcacagggctgacacatagacacagacaaccattcacactcacattcacacctacggtcaatttagagtcaccagttaacctaacctgcatgtctttggactgtgggggaaaccggagcacccggaggaaacccacgcggacacggggagaacatgcaaactccacacagaaaggccctcgccggccacggggctcgaacccggaccttcttgctgtgaggcgacggcgctaaccactacaccaccgtgccgccttgatgcCATTCTCCCTTAAAAAAATACAAGCCTCAGGAAAACTAGACTGAGCCCCAGGTCTTTTAGCTGCTAACTAATGGTATGATGAAAAATgcagtgtcattctgtgttcagttCATAAATCGACAGGAAAATCAGCTTCCTTCACCGCTGGTTGGTCCGAGAgtcttctcgactctgttcaactgtaaatcaagttttgtgttgaagtaaagggagtcctaatacctcttgAATCATTCCAGCTCAaaataaagaggtttatttttgcttgatggtgcacagggcacCCAAAATCAAGTCTTCTTTATTAGAGGATGGAGTGGAGCCTAATTTTATGTGTAATGGAGAGgcatgtatctgtacaaatatttgaattgtggcaGTTTgtctggtataaacctgtattaagtccactttgataagtcagaaatcaagaaaaaaaaacaaacacagactGAGAAAAAGTGAAGGATACTTCTCGGATTTTATTCTTCAATgaaaaaagtgaagaatattttTTAGAACCCAGGGGAAACAACATATAAAGTATAACAACGAGGTGAAAACAAACGTTACCACTAATCTGGAACACCTTTCCCTGTCTTAACCTTGCTTTTGCAAATAAAACAAAATCACTGCCATCACTATTACACTGCAAAATAAGTGTCCTATTGTCTTGTACTCTCAAATAGCAGACAATATGGTGTTCTTATTACAAATATACTGAAGACCAAAATTATCATCTGTACTATGGGTATCTTTGGCGATCAGCAcacatgatcaaaataatcagaaAGCACAAGACAAATGAACATAAACGTTCTGCACTCGAAGATATCCATTCTAACACTAAATGCTAGTTATATATGTATAAAAAATTAATTTGAAGGGGTTAAAGCTGACCCCTGTCGTGACACGCCGATCACTTTCTCTATAAACACCCACACCGGCTAGAACCAAACAGATCAAATAAGGCATGCTCCGTTTCAAGGTTTAGTGGTACCATTTGTAATTTACCTTCTCCACGATCCGCCATTTTACACAGCTCCAGCGCTGTTGACAACCGTTGCGTCTTCcactgcacatgcgcagtgcGCTCCCGAATCGCGGAAGTGATTCCTTCCCATCGAGCCCAGTGCTAAGCTGTAGCAAAGAAAGTGACGATGTTGACTAATTGTTTATTAACAGACGATTTCTAGTACAATTTGCAATCTCCTGGTTATTTATTCTGTTTCGTTTGGTGCAGTTATAATCTCCATCTTTATATATGATATCATTAACAGCTACATTTATTTGGATTAGTAGAAATAAGCAAAAGCCAAGTAGAAACATATAAATATATGAACATAATATATATATTGACTATATTGCAAGCTCTGCGTTTATCTATgaggttaaataaataaacaagcagCCTGAAA contains:
- the fundc1 gene encoding FUN14 domain-containing protein 1, whose translation is MADRGEGAESEDELYEVVDITEYARRHQWWSRIFGNNTGPIAEKYSVATQIMMGGVTGWCAGYLFQKVGKIAATAVGGGFLLLQIANHSGYVQVDWKKVKKDVNKAKKHLKKKANKAAPELNSFIDEATEFVKTNIVVSSGFLGGFLLGLAS